One Brachyspira hampsonii genomic window, CTGCATCTCTAAAAAATCTCCTAGCAGAAATACCATTAAATACTACAAACGATATAACAATTCTATTAAGTCATGCAGGATTCGATACTGACAAAAAAATAGCTCAGGAAATACCAAATACATTTAATATAATAATAGGGGGACATACTCATACCCTATTAAATAGTCCTGTTGTTATAGGAAATACCACAATAGTGCAGGCAGGAGAATATGGAGAGTATATTGGGACTATTGATATAATATTCAAAAATGGAAAATATGCTTATCCTGAATATAAACTCAATAGATTAGATGAAGATATAAAAGAAGATGAAAATATATTGGCTAAAATACATCAAATGCAGATTGAGGTAGATAAAGAATTTAATATTGAAATAGCAAAACTTCCCTATGAATTAACTGATGAAAATGTTAGAAATAAATCCACTGCTTTAGGAAATTTTGTTTCTGATATAGCTGCTTCATCTCAGGAAGGTATTGATATAGCATTAATAAATTCAGGTTCTTTACGAGGAAAACTCCCAAGCGGAAAAGTTACATTAGGAAATATGTATGAGTTTTTCCCATTCGACAATTTAATAATACTTACAACTTTAAGTGGAAAAGATTTAAAAAATATATTAGAGTTATCAGCTTCGAGAAAAGGAGAAGGAGCATTTTTACAGGTTTCAAAAGACTGCATTATTAATTTTGACAGTAATGGAAAACTTTTAGAATCATATATAAAAGGAAAAACTATAAATGACAATGAAAAATATGTAGCTGCAGTTGCCGATTATATATTTAATGGAGGCGAAAAATATATTGATGAAAGAGGAAAACCTTTATTTCAGTACGGTGAAAATACCATATATACAGGACTTGATATAAGAGATTTAATAATAAAAACTCTAAAAGAATATAAGAATGTTCCAGAGAGTGCTATTGATAATACAGAGCGTATAAAATTTAAATGATTTTTTAGATAAATAAGGGACTGTAATAAACAGTCCCTTATCTTTATGTACTTAATAAATATAATTATTTTAAAGCAGATGAAAATTCTGCATATCCTGCATCTTTAAGATAATATACATTTTTAAATCCATTATCAATCAAATACTGCACTGTCTTTCCAGAGCGTCCGCCTGTTTTGCAATAGAACATATATTTTTTATTTTTATCCAATGATAAAAGTTTTTTGCTGTAGCCTTTAGCCCTATAATCAATATTGACAGCATTTTTTATAGTTCCTGTTTCTTTAATTTCCTGAGGTGTTCTGACATCAACTAATATTATATTAGGATCAGATTTCCATAATGATATAAAATCATTAATAGCTAAGCCATTTTTATTAACAACTTTTACATTGTCAAGCTCGTATGAAGCTTCATTAGTTTGTGCATTACATAATACTGCTGTTAATAATAATGTGATGATAACAAAAAGATTTCTTTTCATAGGTCTACTCCCTATTGGTATATTTAATTTACTAATTAGACGAATTCAATATATAAAAGTTCCCTAAAATATTAATTTTTTATTATTTTTTGAGAAAATTTAATTTTTTTAAATTTATATTCTAAATTTAAATACTTCAATGAATCAGATATAATAATACTATACAATGACTCTTATTTTTAGTATCATTTTTCATTAATCTATTTCTCTAATAACCTTAAAGAAATTATCAATAGTTGTCTGAGATATTTTTTTATCATTATAATAGTCTATTATATTATTTTTGAACAAAGCAGAAATCAAAGCATCTTTATGATTTTTACATATTTTATAAATTTGTTTATCTTTATCATCAAATAAATCTTCTATTGTAATGAAATTTGGATTAATATCTTTAAGCTGAGTTATTTTCAAACTTGTTCCTTCTGCTAATTCTGTAAATTGATCTGCTGAAATATCACTGTCAATTAATAAAATTGGTTTACTAGAAAGTTTAAATAAAGAATCTATTATATCATTTTTTTGTCTTTCATCATTAGGTCTTCCCACCCCGTTAATAGGCATAAAAGCTGTATTTATTTCTTTGTTTTCTATATACTCCATTAATAATTTGAAAGCTGTAATATAATTATAATCTATAATACCTTCAACATATACTATTTTAGTATCTCTCATAACATCTATATGCTTTACCCCAAATGCATTGATAATTTTTTCTAATGTATCTACTTTCCCGTAAGTTGCAGAGAAATCATTTTCTATTTTTACCCCCATACCATCTTGTTTAGGTTCTACTATTTTTAATTCATCTAAATAATTAATATCAGCAAAATAAGGGATTTGAGTGGATGTTACTATGGTAATTCCATTGTCTTTTGCAAACTCTTTTAAAAATTTTCTTAGTTCTTTTATTAAAGGTACTGATAAATGCTGTTCTGGTTCATCAATTATTATTATATCACCTTTTTTTAATTCATTAGGATTTATTGTATTAAAGAATAAACTAAAAAACCAATTAAAGCCTTCAGATTCATTTTCTAAATTTGTAAGTCCATTTTTAGTTTCAAAATATATTTTTATAGTACGCTCTTCTAATGCTATTTTAAATTTATATTCATTATCTGATTTATAAAGCTCATTGAATTTTTTTGATACAGTGCTCTCAAAAAGCTTATTTATTTCACTTTCTGTCTGCTTTGTAAAAGCAACATCCAATAATATATCAGTATAGTTTTCTATTAAATTATTATACATTTCCATATTATCAGAAGCTTTGAATAATGAACGCAGAAAATTAGATTTATATATAATATTATCTATTCTAGTTCCATAACATTTTACTGTAAGCTCGCTGTCTTTTATATTTTCTCTATGAACATATATGTTTATATCTTTACATTCAATTTCTTTTAATATATATAATAATTTTTCAAAATAATTTTTATCAATTAAATTTTCATTAAAATTGAACTCGCAATATTTAGAAGTTTCATTTTCTCTATAGAATGTTTTATCAAGCAAGCTAATTAATAATTTTAATTTATCTATATTTTCATTTTCTTTGTACTTAGAAATTATATCCATTATTTTTGATACAGTATAATTTAATATATCTTCATAAGTGTATTCTTTTTTTGATTTATTATCAAGTTCATAATTATTTTTATAAATATCATAAATATAATTCCATCTAT contains:
- a CDS encoding bifunctional metallophosphatase/5'-nucleotidase, whose protein sequence is MKNLYVLIISIFILSCSNDVNNQKVLTIVHVNDTHSKNKEFITISKEDGSTNRYAGAARRKTFIDNVKKENENVIVMHAGDTIAGSVFSIVYQGMDEAELMNDMGFNAAALGNHEFDFGIEQLNNIISNRNFPTIACNVKVKATGENYVLPYIVTNINGIHTAIVGVLQSEKMNIIQGLDYIDIEDEAASLKNLLAEIPLNTTNDITILLSHAGFDTDKKIAQEIPNTFNIIIGGHTHTLLNSPVVIGNTTIVQAGEYGEYIGTIDIIFKNGKYAYPEYKLNRLDEDIKEDENILAKIHQMQIEVDKEFNIEIAKLPYELTDENVRNKSTALGNFVSDIAASSQEGIDIALINSGSLRGKLPSGKVTLGNMYEFFPFDNLIILTTLSGKDLKNILELSASRKGEGAFLQVSKDCIINFDSNGKLLESYIKGKTINDNEKYVAAVADYIFNGGEKYIDERGKPLFQYGENTIYTGLDIRDLIIKTLKEYKNVPESAIDNTERIKFK
- a CDS encoding rhodanese-like domain-containing protein, whose amino-acid sequence is MKRNLFVIITLLLTAVLCNAQTNEASYELDNVKVVNKNGLAINDFISLWKSDPNIILVDVRTPQEIKETGTIKNAVNIDYRAKGYSKKLLSLDKNKKYMFYCKTGGRSGKTVQYLIDNGFKNVYYLKDAGYAEFSSALK
- a CDS encoding AAA family ATPase, coding for MKRYLTIKNFRNINPIIVSKDASDKEKENEVKYGRLYLNGDVEQGALISIIGANGTGKSNILSAIEKAFKGDIDDKIDNPKIEGFIGCKPELEVFIESDSGLIYKGKCETIEVKKQGYGDEYEYKYKLVWELEENKINTDSILIKDYLLKITDYIFKTEMNIDENNNKKNIDENNIIYRWNYIYDIYKNNYELDNKSKKEYTYEDILNYTVSKIMDIISKYKENENIDKLKLLISLLDKTFYRENETSKYCEFNFNENLIDKNYFEKLLYILKEIECKDINIYVHRENIKDSELTVKCYGTRIDNIIYKSNFLRSLFKASDNMEMYNNLIENYTDILLDVAFTKQTESEINKLFESTVSKKFNELYKSDNEYKFKIALEERTIKIYFETKNGLTNLENESEGFNWFFSLFFNTINPNELKKGDIIIIDEPEQHLSVPLIKELRKFLKEFAKDNGITIVTSTQIPYFADINYLDELKIVEPKQDGMGVKIENDFSATYGKVDTLEKIINAFGVKHIDVMRDTKIVYVEGIIDYNYITAFKLLMEYIENKEINTAFMPINGVGRPNDERQKNDIIDSLFKLSSKPILLIDSDISADQFTELAEGTSLKITQLKDINPNFITIEDLFDDKDKQIYKICKNHKDALISALFKNNIIDYYNDKKISQTTIDNFFKVIREID